A single genomic interval of Zonotrichia leucophrys gambelii isolate GWCS_2022_RI unplaced genomic scaffold, RI_Zleu_2.0 Scaffold_582_31531, whole genome shotgun sequence harbors:
- the LOC135441841 gene encoding elongator complex protein 5-like isoform X3, whose product MLETLGGRGLLLVRDSADSEGRSLLRAIVSEAVNRAEQVLVVLLEVPREQFQEGLSPHVRERLHFRDLFGDPLGWGRGRDPAERGGLLGELLGAWPDLGPAPTLVLDSLSWALLREPLPHLCRHLGALLTRGGPRNGDPHPPPRRLLGGAPPARPLPKLGGPQKAPKCPKCGGQDPPDLSPGAVGGRAGGEGGPDPPIPAQGRARGAPRGSRGPRRGPGAVTPPGTPKFGGKIPKNGTPIKELPLPHPALLIWGKIPKLPIMSA is encoded by the exons ATGCTGGAGACGCTGGGGGGGCGCGGGCTGCTGCTCGTGAGGG ACAGCGCCGACTCCGAGGGGCGGAGCCTCCTGAGGGCGATCGTCAGCGAGGCCGTCAACag GGCCGAGCaggtgctggtggtgctgctggaggtgcccCGGGAGCAGttccaggaggggctgagcccccacGTCCGGGAGCG GCTGCACTTCCGGGACCTTTTCGGGGACCCCCTGgggtgggggcggggccgggatCCCGCGGAGCGGGGGGGGCTCCTGGGGGAGCTCCTGGGGGCGTGGCCCGACcttggccccgcccccacccTCGTTCTGGATTCGCTGAGCTGGGCCCTGCTCCGGgagcccctcccccacctctGCCGCCACCTGGGGGCGCTGCTGACGCGGGGGGGACCCCGGAACG gagacCCTCACCCTCCTCCCCGACGGCTCCttgggggggccccccccgcccgacccctccccaaattggggggaccccaaaaagccccaaaatgccccaaatgtGGGGGTCAGGACCCCCCTGACCTTTCGCCTGGGGCTGTCGGGGGCCGAGCAGGAGGCGAGGGCGGCCCTGACCCTCCCATACCTGCCCAG GGCCGAGCCCGAGGCGCCCCCCGAGGATCTCGAGGACCCCGACGAGGACCTGGAGCTGTGAccccccctgggacccccaaatttggggggaaaatccccaaaaatgggacCCCAATAAAGgagctgcccctcccccaccctgccctgctgattTGGGGGAAGATCCCAaag CTGCCAATCATGTCAGCCTGA
- the LOC135441841 gene encoding uncharacterized protein LOC135441841 isoform X1 has protein sequence MLETLGGRGLLLVRDSADSEGRSLLRAIVSEAVNRAEQVLVVLLEVPREQFQEGLSPHVRERLHFRDLFGDPHPRSGFAELGPAPGAPPPPLPPPGGAADAGGTPERAPSPNCGAAAPGPAPPPGSGGSRGSRPGPADPGGTPRDPRSPPEAEAAQGPPKKGGTPPGDPHPPPRRLLGGAPPARPLPKLGGPQKAPKCPKCGGQDPPDLSPGAVGGRAGGEGGPDPPIPAQGRARGAPRGSRGPRRGPGAVTPPGTPKFGGKIPKNGTPIKELPLPHPALLIWGKIPKLPIMSA, from the exons ATGCTGGAGACGCTGGGGGGGCGCGGGCTGCTGCTCGTGAGGG ACAGCGCCGACTCCGAGGGGCGGAGCCTCCTGAGGGCGATCGTCAGCGAGGCCGTCAACag GGCCGAGCaggtgctggtggtgctgctggaggtgcccCGGGAGCAGttccaggaggggctgagcccccacGTCCGGGAGCG GCTGCACTTCCGGGACCTTTTCGGGGACCCCC acccTCGTTCTGGATTCGCTGAGCTGGGCCCTGCTCCGGgagcccctcccccacctctGCCGCCACCTGGGGGCGCTGCTGACGCGGGGGGGACCCCGGAACG agccccctccccgaATTGTGGCGCTGCTGCACCAGGACCTGCACCCCCCCCCGGTTCTGGGGGCTCTCGGGGGTCTCGCCCGGGCCCAGCTGATCCTGGGGGGACCCCCCGAgacccccggagccccccggaggctgaggctgctcagggacccccaaaaaagggggggaccCCTCCAG gagacCCTCACCCTCCTCCCCGACGGCTCCttgggggggccccccccgcccgacccctccccaaattggggggaccccaaaaagccccaaaatgccccaaatgtGGGGGTCAGGACCCCCCTGACCTTTCGCCTGGGGCTGTCGGGGGCCGAGCAGGAGGCGAGGGCGGCCCTGACCCTCCCATACCTGCCCAG GGCCGAGCCCGAGGCGCCCCCCGAGGATCTCGAGGACCCCGACGAGGACCTGGAGCTGTGAccccccctgggacccccaaatttggggggaaaatccccaaaaatgggacCCCAATAAAGgagctgcccctcccccaccctgccctgctgattTGGGGGAAGATCCCAaag CTGCCAATCATGTCAGCCTGA
- the LOC135441841 gene encoding elongator complex protein 5-like isoform X4, producing MLETLGGRGLLLVRDSADSEGRSLLRAIVSEAVNRAEQVLVVLLEVPREQFQEGLSPHVRERLHFRDLFAPTLVLDSLSWALLREPLPHLCRHLGALLTRGGPRNEPPPRIVALLHQDLHPPPVLGALGGLARAQLILGGPPETPGAPRRLRLLRDPQKRGGPLQETLTLLPDGSLGGPPPPDPSPNWGDPKKPQNAPNVGVRTPLTFRLGLSGAEQEARAALTLPYLPRAEPEAPPEDLEDPDEDLEL from the exons ATGCTGGAGACGCTGGGGGGGCGCGGGCTGCTGCTCGTGAGGG ACAGCGCCGACTCCGAGGGGCGGAGCCTCCTGAGGGCGATCGTCAGCGAGGCCGTCAACag GGCCGAGCaggtgctggtggtgctgctggaggtgcccCGGGAGCAGttccaggaggggctgagcccccacGTCCGGGAGCG GCTGCACTTCCGGGACCTTTTCG cccccacccTCGTTCTGGATTCGCTGAGCTGGGCCCTGCTCCGGgagcccctcccccacctctGCCGCCACCTGGGGGCGCTGCTGACGCGGGGGGGACCCCGGAACG agccccctccccgaATTGTGGCGCTGCTGCACCAGGACCTGCACCCCCCCCCGGTTCTGGGGGCTCTCGGGGGTCTCGCCCGGGCCCAGCTGATCCTGGGGGGACCCCCCGAgacccccggagccccccggaggctgaggctgctcagggacccccaaaaaagggggggaccCCTCCAG gagacCCTCACCCTCCTCCCCGACGGCTCCttgggggggccccccccgcccgacccctccccaaattggggggaccccaaaaagccccaaaatgccccaaatgtGGGGGTCAGGACCCCCCTGACCTTTCGCCTGGGGCTGTCGGGGGCCGAGCAGGAGGCGAGGGCGGCCCTGACCCTCCCATACCTGCCCAG GGCCGAGCCCGAGGCGCCCCCCGAGGATCTCGAGGACCCCGACGAGGACCTGGAGCTGTGA
- the LOC135441841 gene encoding elongator complex protein 5-like isoform X2 has product MLETLGGRGLLLVRDSADSEGRSLLRAIVSEAVNRAEQVLVVLLEVPREQFQEGLSPHVRERLHFRDLFGDPLGWGRGRDPAERGGLLGELLGAWPDLGPAPTLVLDSLSWALLREPLPHLCRHLGALLTRGGPRNEPPPRIVALLHQDLHPPPVLGALGGLARAQLILGGPPETPGAPRRLRLLRDPQKRGGPLQETLTLLPDGSLGGPPPPDPSPNWGDPKKPQNAPNVGVRTPLTFRLGLSGAEQEARAALTLPYLPRAEPEAPPEDLEDPDEDLEL; this is encoded by the exons ATGCTGGAGACGCTGGGGGGGCGCGGGCTGCTGCTCGTGAGGG ACAGCGCCGACTCCGAGGGGCGGAGCCTCCTGAGGGCGATCGTCAGCGAGGCCGTCAACag GGCCGAGCaggtgctggtggtgctgctggaggtgcccCGGGAGCAGttccaggaggggctgagcccccacGTCCGGGAGCG GCTGCACTTCCGGGACCTTTTCGGGGACCCCCTGgggtgggggcggggccgggatCCCGCGGAGCGGGGGGGGCTCCTGGGGGAGCTCCTGGGGGCGTGGCCCGACcttggccccgcccccacccTCGTTCTGGATTCGCTGAGCTGGGCCCTGCTCCGGgagcccctcccccacctctGCCGCCACCTGGGGGCGCTGCTGACGCGGGGGGGACCCCGGAACG agccccctccccgaATTGTGGCGCTGCTGCACCAGGACCTGCACCCCCCCCCGGTTCTGGGGGCTCTCGGGGGTCTCGCCCGGGCCCAGCTGATCCTGGGGGGACCCCCCGAgacccccggagccccccggaggctgaggctgctcagggacccccaaaaaagggggggaccCCTCCAG gagacCCTCACCCTCCTCCCCGACGGCTCCttgggggggccccccccgcccgacccctccccaaattggggggaccccaaaaagccccaaaatgccccaaatgtGGGGGTCAGGACCCCCCTGACCTTTCGCCTGGGGCTGTCGGGGGCCGAGCAGGAGGCGAGGGCGGCCCTGACCCTCCCATACCTGCCCAG GGCCGAGCCCGAGGCGCCCCCCGAGGATCTCGAGGACCCCGACGAGGACCTGGAGCTGTGA
- the LOC135441842 gene encoding claudin-7-like gives MAHGGLQALGLALAGAGWLALLAATALPQWEVSTFAGDSIITALVTMKGLWMSCVSTSTGQLQCKSYDSVLALPAHLQATRALMVVSVVLGPVALGAAVAGMRCTRCGGDDPRKKATVAGAGGGLFILAGLLALVASSWYGHRIVTSFYDATIPINLKYEFGTALFVAWAGSALALLGGSLLASSCCSRGGGVASKKGRGYPGARTAPKAPPSAREYV, from the exons ATGGCGCACGGGGGCCTGCAGGCGCTCGGGCTGGCCCTGGCCGGCGCCGGCTGGCTGGCGCTGCTGGCGGCCACGGCGCTGCCGCAGTGGGAGGTGTCGACGTTCGCGGGCGACAGCATCATCACGGCCCTGGTGACCATGAAGGGGCTCTGGATGAGCTGTGTGAGCACCAGCACCgggcagctgcagtgcaagAGCTACGACTCcgtgctggccctgccag cccATCTGCAGGCCACGCGTGCCCTCATGGTGGTCTCGGTGGTCCTGGGCCCGGTGGCGCTGGGGGCGGCCGTGGCCGGGATGCGCTGCACGCGCTGCGGCGGCGACGACCCCCGCAAGAAAGCCACGGtggcgggggcggggggcggcctCTTCATCCTCGCAG GGCTCCTGGCGCTCGTGGCCAGCTCCTGGTACGGCCACAGGATCGTCACCAGCTTCTACGACGCCACCATCCCCATCAACCTCAA GTACGAGTTCGGCACGGCGCTGTTCGTGGCCTGGGCGGGCTCGGCCCTGGCGCTGCTCGGGGGGTCCCTCCTGGCCTCGTCCTGCTGCAGCCgcggagggggcgtggcctccAAAAAGGGGCGGGGCTACCCCGGGGCCAGGACCGCCCCCAAGGCCCCGCCCAGCGCGCGCGAGTACGTGTga